Proteins from a single region of Lampris incognitus isolate fLamInc1 chromosome 16, fLamInc1.hap2, whole genome shotgun sequence:
- the LOC130126016 gene encoding doublecortin domain-containing protein 2, with amino-acid sequence MPSISSLYIHSTIVVPARWKRINNEPCTINVFTNREVLVPLARILIPKYTLPSWENGLAMMTEKVHLCTGAVYRTDIISRLYTLDGYCLHCPTEMENSQYYVAVGADKFRALPCEQRVPLQENHPGDQDQGVNGVCPARATGSVSAPLNGTSGLEQPLKSQTDSSAECDIESPQHTVFPLEASGDAELGVRTDEVETFKFAHTGFGEGFERTARGQTKNHTDSAKPGRAKQQRQVSRIPLLFPSGEGSVFNAKHKRREMAGAAEVQEDCQLKVDLPIDQVEAKVVEEECEHGCSRSCRPCKASLLASDGSSLQSLDMKISYREKSEKGALSSPTAPWMENLSHLTLRYDLPVDKSYLLEPKEEEVSSKLGRIRSRIFWFFKGRFIKA; translated from the exons ATGCCGTCAAT ATCCAGCCTGTACATTCACAGCACAATAGTAGTGCCTGCCCGCTGGAAGAGAATTAATAATGAACCATGCACTATAAA cGTTTTTACCAACAGAGAGGTCTTAGTTCCTCTGGCTCGAATACTGATCCCAAAGTACACTCTCCCCAGCTGGGAAAATGGCTTAGCCATGATGACAGAAAAAGTGCACCTCTGCACTGGTGCTGTGTACAGGACGGACATCA TTTCCAGGTTGTACACATTAGATGGCTATTGTCTACATTGTCCAACTGAGATGGAGAATAGCCAGTACTATGTGGCTGTTGGAGCAGATAAGTTTAGAGCCTTACCATGTGAACAGCGGGTCCCATTGCAGGAGAATCATCCAGGGGACCAGGATCAGGG TGTGAACGGCGTCTGTCCTGCCCGCGCTACTGGCAGCGTTTCAGCGCCACTGAATGGGACATCTGGTCTGGAGCAACCACTGAAGTCTCAAACTGACAGCTCTGCAGAGTGTGATATTGAAAGTCCCCAGCACACTGTGTTCCCATTAGAAGCAAGCGGAGATGCTGAGTTAGGTGTTCGCACTGATGAAGTAGAAACTTTTAAG TTTGCTCACACAGGCTTTGGAGAGGGCTTTGAGCGCACAGCCAGGGGCCAAACGAAGAACCACACAGACTCTGCCAAGCCAGGAAGAGCCAAACAACAGAGGCAGGTGTCCAGAATCCCACTTCTTTTCCCGTCAGGGG AGGGCAGCGTGTTCAATGCAAAACACAAAAGGAGGGAAATGGCAGGAGCAGCAGAGGTGCAGGAAGACTGCCAGTTGAAGGTGGACTTGCCAATTGATCAG GTTGAGGCCAAAGTAGTTGAGGAGGAGTGTGAACATGGGTGTTCTCGCTCTTGCAGACCATGCAAGGCCTCGCTCTTGGCCTCAGATGGCTCCAGCCTGCAGAG TTTGGACATGAAAATATCCTAT CGTGAGAAGAGTGAAAAAGGGGCACTGAGCTCACCAACAGCCCCATGGATGGAGAACTTAAGTCACCTGACCCTCAGGTATGACCTCCCTGTAGATAAAAGCTACTTATTG GAGCCTAAAGAGGAGGAGGTGTCATCTAAGCTTGGGAGAATACGGTCACGGATATTCTGGTTTTTCAAGGGTAGGTTCATCAAAGCATAA